The Bacillaceae bacterium S4-13-56 region TAGAAAGGTTATGTTGTATAATATACCGGATGAGAGGAGGAAGTCGCATGTCTTCGTCGAATCATGACGATTTTTATAAAAATAGTATCAAAAAACGCAGTGAAGAGACTAGAACTGTAAGAAAGATAGTTTCTATCGTATTACTGGTCTTAACCATTTCTCTTGTTGTTGCAGGATATTCGGGTTATTCGTATGTGAAAAATGGGTTACAACCTGTTGATCCCAACAGTAAAGAAACAAAAACGATTGAGATTCCAATAGGTTCATCCGTTTCTAAAATAGGTGATATTTTAGAGCAAGAAGGAATTATTAATAACAGTAGATTATTTCAGTTGTATATTAAGTTTAATAATGAATCTAACTTTCAGGCTGGAGAGTATACATTTAGTCCTTCTATGTCCTTAGATCAGTTAATAGAGTCACTTAAAACAGGAAAGATTATTCGTGAAGCTTTGTATAAAGTCACAATTCCTGAAGGAAAAACTGTAGATCAAATTGCAGAAATCATGGCAAATAAATCAAATTTTACGAAGGATGAGTTTCTCGAAAAAGTAAATGATGAAGAGTATATCCAACATCTTATAGAAACCTACCCTGATATATTAACAGAAGATATTCTACATCCTGATATTCGTGCACCGTTAGAGGGGTATCTATTTGCTTCGACATACGATTTT contains the following coding sequences:
- the mltG gene encoding endolytic transglycosylase MltG; amino-acid sequence: MSSSNHDDFYKNSIKKRSEETRTVRKIVSIVLLVLTISLVVAGYSGYSYVKNGLQPVDPNSKETKTIEIPIGSSVSKIGDILEQEGIINNSRLFQLYIKFNNESNFQAGEYTFSPSMSLDQLIESLKTGKIIREALYKVTIPEGKTVDQIAEIMANKSNFTKDEFLEKVNDEEYIQHLIETYPDILTEDILHPDIRAPLEGYLFASTYDFYEENPSIETVIKKMLDKTQVVISPYLGKMEESEFTVHELVTMASLVEMEAKTLEDRMLISSVFQNRLSEGMMLQTDPTVLYALGEHKDRVLYVDLEVDSPYNTYQNYGLPIGPIANFSEDSLIASLEPEQSNYFYFVAAPDGKIHYAETYEEHQRLVNQYLRNNES